A stretch of Gallus gallus isolate bGalGal1 chromosome 2, bGalGal1.mat.broiler.GRCg7b, whole genome shotgun sequence DNA encodes these proteins:
- the CDV3 gene encoding protein CDV3 homolog isoform X2, whose amino-acid sequence MAETEERSLDDFFAKRDKKKRKEKSGRSAAAASTASSASSAASNAAGAAAAAGGPRPTDGGGSGAAASSSGSAKSKEEDDWKEFEQKEEIDYSGLRVQSMQISEKEDDESEKREEPSDNWEETSGAVDRSSGPWNKSAPAPAPVVETIVTEPPEPVQTGGVYRPPGAREGGRPRRAQQGPPEIYSDTQFPSLQSTAKLVDSRKDKEMEKSFEVVKHKTRDTEPS is encoded by the exons ATGGCGGAGACCGAGGAGAGAAGCCTCGACGACTTCTTCGCCAAGCGGGACAAGAAGAAACGGAAGGAGAAGAGCGGCCGCAGTGCCGCCGCGGCTTCCACGGCCTCCAGCGCTTCCAGCGCCGCCTCCAACGCCGCCGGAGCGGCCGCTGCGGCCGGTGGACCCCGCCCGACCGACGGCGGCGGCTCGGGGGCGGCCGCCTCTAGCAGCGGCTCCGCCAAGAGCAAG GAGGAGGATGACTGGAAGGAGTttgaacaaaaagaagaaattgattATAGCGGTCTTAGAGTTCAGTCCATGCAAATAag tgaaaaagaagatgatgaaagtgaaaaaagagaagaacctAGCGACAACTGGGAGGAAACCAGTGGTGCTGTAGACAGATCATCTGGTCCTTGGAACAAATCAGCTCCTGCACCAGCGCCTGTTGTTGAAACAATTG TTACAGAACCCCCAGAGCCAGTTCAAACTGGTGGTGTATACAGGCCGCCCGGCGCCAGAGAGGGTGGCAGGCCACGGAGGGCACAGCAAGGACCACCTGAAATCTATAGTGATACACAGTTTCCATCACTGCAGTCTACTGCCAAGCTTGTAGACAGTCGAAA ggataaagaaatggagaagagcTTTGAAGTAGTAAAACACAAAACTAGAG ATACTGAGCCTTCGTAA
- the CDV3 gene encoding protein CDV3 homolog, which yields MAETEERSLDDFFAKRDKKKRKEKSGRSAAAASTASSASSAASNAAGAAAAAGGPRPTDGGGSGAAASSSGSAKSKEEDDWKEFEQKEEIDYSGLRVQSMQISEKEDDESEKREEPSDNWEETSGAVDRSSGPWNKSAPAPAPVVETIVTEPPEPVQTGGVYRPPGAREGGRPRRAQQGPPEIYSDTQFPSLQSTAKLVDSRKY from the exons ATGGCGGAGACCGAGGAGAGAAGCCTCGACGACTTCTTCGCCAAGCGGGACAAGAAGAAACGGAAGGAGAAGAGCGGCCGCAGTGCCGCCGCGGCTTCCACGGCCTCCAGCGCTTCCAGCGCCGCCTCCAACGCCGCCGGAGCGGCCGCTGCGGCCGGTGGACCCCGCCCGACCGACGGCGGCGGCTCGGGGGCGGCCGCCTCTAGCAGCGGCTCCGCCAAGAGCAAG GAGGAGGATGACTGGAAGGAGTttgaacaaaaagaagaaattgattATAGCGGTCTTAGAGTTCAGTCCATGCAAATAag tgaaaaagaagatgatgaaagtgaaaaaagagaagaacctAGCGACAACTGGGAGGAAACCAGTGGTGCTGTAGACAGATCATCTGGTCCTTGGAACAAATCAGCTCCTGCACCAGCGCCTGTTGTTGAAACAATTG TTACAGAACCCCCAGAGCCAGTTCAAACTGGTGGTGTATACAGGCCGCCCGGCGCCAGAGAGGGTGGCAGGCCACGGAGGGCACAGCAAGGACCACCTGAAATCTATAGTGATACACAGTTTCCATCACTGCAGTCTACTGCCAAGCTTGTAGACAGTCGAAA ATACTGA
- the CDV3 gene encoding protein CDV3 homolog isoform X1 has product MAETEERSLDDFFAKRDKKKRKEKSGRSAAAASTASSASSAASNAAGAAAAAGGPRPTDGGGSGAAASSSGSAKSKEEDDWKEFEQKEEIDYSGLRVQSMQISEKEDDESEKREEPSDNWEETSGAVDRSSGPWNKSAPAPAPVVETIVTEPPEPVQTGGVYRPPGAREGGRPRRAQQGPPEIYSDTQFPSLQSTAKLVDSRKDKEMEKSFEVVKHKTRGRDEVSKNQALKLQLDNQYAVLGDQ; this is encoded by the exons ATGGCGGAGACCGAGGAGAGAAGCCTCGACGACTTCTTCGCCAAGCGGGACAAGAAGAAACGGAAGGAGAAGAGCGGCCGCAGTGCCGCCGCGGCTTCCACGGCCTCCAGCGCTTCCAGCGCCGCCTCCAACGCCGCCGGAGCGGCCGCTGCGGCCGGTGGACCCCGCCCGACCGACGGCGGCGGCTCGGGGGCGGCCGCCTCTAGCAGCGGCTCCGCCAAGAGCAAG GAGGAGGATGACTGGAAGGAGTttgaacaaaaagaagaaattgattATAGCGGTCTTAGAGTTCAGTCCATGCAAATAag tgaaaaagaagatgatgaaagtgaaaaaagagaagaacctAGCGACAACTGGGAGGAAACCAGTGGTGCTGTAGACAGATCATCTGGTCCTTGGAACAAATCAGCTCCTGCACCAGCGCCTGTTGTTGAAACAATTG TTACAGAACCCCCAGAGCCAGTTCAAACTGGTGGTGTATACAGGCCGCCCGGCGCCAGAGAGGGTGGCAGGCCACGGAGGGCACAGCAAGGACCACCTGAAATCTATAGTGATACACAGTTTCCATCACTGCAGTCTACTGCCAAGCTTGTAGACAGTCGAAA ggataaagaaatggagaagagcTTTGAAGTAGTAAAACACAAAACTAGAGGTAGGGATGAGGTCTCAAAAAACCAGGCACTTAAACTTCAGCTAGACAACCAGTATGCTGTGCTTGGGGATCAGTAG